One Anthonomus grandis grandis chromosome 15, icAntGran1.3, whole genome shotgun sequence DNA segment encodes these proteins:
- the LOC126745359 gene encoding transcription factor Adf-1-like isoform X7 has protein sequence MDIERLIEEVRKFPVLYDKKHGKYRNTEYKERVWKQIATDLQVKGGVEECKKKWTSVRDQLRKTLQKRKTSSGQAAVRQHKYKYEDLLMFLLPHIAERETISNVLYNPEGEEGEHESTLEESQDEDSNIQDFAQKNSGNEEPITENQDSETQSGITAQSSQMPPAGSSLSSNNKNKFVRPPLKRKFQHERHLQQSPSSQLMTYILAEKEAEKVANKCSREREEQHPVDAFLAGIAPALKSLHPILFNQAKGSIFSIVQEFELKQLTNNSYPQNQYIPPISPASSSLTVPTPEPSPVQSLSSPTYFEF, from the exons ATGGACATAGAGAGGTTAATAGAAGAAGTACGAAAATTTCCTGTACTTTACGATAAAAAACATGGGAAATATAGGAATACTGAATATAAGGAACGAGTTTGGAAACAAATTGCAACAGACTTGCAAGTTAAAG GTGGAGTCGAGGAATGCAAGAAAAAGTGGACATCAGTTCGTGATCAGCTACGGAAGACTTTGCAGAAAAGGAAAACCAGCTCAGGACAAGCTGCTGTGCGTCAGCACAAATATAAGTACGAAGACCTCTTAATGTTCTTGCTACCCCACATTGCAGAACGAGAGACAATTTCCAATGTTCTATATAATCCCGAAGGAGAGGAGGGTGAACATGAATCTACTTTAGAAGAATCTCAAGACGAGGATTCTAATATTCAAGATTTTGCGCAAAAAAATAGTGGAAATGAGGAACCTATAACTGAAAATCAGGACAGTGAAACACAAAGTGGAATAACTGCTCAGTCTTCGCAAATGCCCCCGGCAGGGTCCTCCCTCTCttccaataataaaaacaaatttgtaaGGCCGCCGTTAAAACGAAAATTTCAGCATGAGCGCCATCTACAACAATCACCGTCAAGCCAGCTCATGACTTATATTTTAGCAGAAAAAGAAGCTGAAAAAGTAGCTAATAAATGTTCAAGAGAGAGGGAAGAGCAACATCCGGTTGATGCTTTTTTAGCGGGTATAGCACCAGCCCTTAAATCGCTGCATCCGATACTTTTTAATCAGGCGAAAGGAAGCATTTTTTCAATTGTACAAGAGTTTGAATTAAAGCAACTCACAAATAATAGTTACCCTCAGAATCAGTATATTCCTCCGATTTCGCCAGCATCTTCGTCGCTAACTGTTCCAACGCCAGAACCTTCACCTGTACAATCATTGTCTAGTCCTACATACTTTGAATTTTAG